From Leptospira kirschneri serovar Cynopteri str. 3522 CT, one genomic window encodes:
- a CDS encoding esterase/lipase family protein has translation MKFYFWLLPILVSVLRCATYSTSSYSQFEQEKLVNLSGVSSDKLSLLTTRYLKSNDLYDKFEESPLVVIYDLDYELMANKSRNLAYYLSELCYFTGNSLDMEDPQFAKMYASALVYSYTYLFDKKATPPPDPFSAEFRFALFTYNRSLAQLVRFAKRNRKLTNVTDLSLPLIRGTLQMLGAEVETAWRPQNFLQIEVAYDYRVKGFSNHISKYGIGTPVILNRKFPEHESQERTKYEFINGVGQAYPATAFVSLEESYLENKDLLNLPAKIHVYDPVFRDRITLDGISLPMESDTTTPLAYMLKIAQQRDSLLAIFDGETSMSRKGLYLVYPYHKDKIPVIFIHGLASSPFIWFPMINELLSDPEIKAKYQFWVYWYPTVNPIPLNAADFRDTLYDLRKIYDPKNEHKSFDQTVLIGHSMGGLIAKLAVTRSNKEQWLSAAEIPDSIFDTMSEEIKNEIRRLFDFEPIPFVKRAIFIATPHKGSNLAEGILGSIARFLFIIPKEVTKRFEEGYKYLSADYKKKDIVPKVYGVDGLAPKSLFMKVTGHYKPEVKFHSIIGNSKLVDLDWISDTVVSYESSHLENPESEMLIQSEHSVQTHLPTFLEVKRILKEHVLIPEH, from the coding sequence ATGAAATTTTATTTTTGGCTTCTCCCCATACTGGTTTCCGTTCTAAGATGCGCCACTTATTCCACGTCTAGTTATTCTCAATTCGAACAAGAAAAACTCGTAAATCTGAGCGGTGTTTCTTCCGATAAACTCAGTCTTTTGACCACACGATATTTAAAAAGTAACGATCTATACGATAAATTCGAAGAATCTCCGTTAGTTGTCATCTACGACTTGGATTATGAATTGATGGCGAACAAATCCAGAAATCTCGCTTACTATCTTTCTGAACTCTGTTATTTTACAGGAAATTCACTGGATATGGAGGACCCGCAGTTCGCAAAGATGTATGCTTCCGCTTTGGTCTATTCATATACCTATCTGTTCGATAAAAAGGCAACTCCCCCACCTGATCCTTTTTCCGCAGAATTTAGATTTGCCTTATTTACATACAACCGTTCTTTAGCTCAACTCGTTCGATTCGCCAAAAGAAATCGTAAACTAACTAACGTCACTGATCTAAGTCTTCCTCTAATTCGAGGGACCTTACAGATGTTAGGTGCAGAAGTGGAAACCGCTTGGAGACCTCAAAATTTTCTGCAAATAGAAGTAGCCTACGACTATCGAGTCAAGGGATTTTCCAATCATATCAGCAAATATGGAATTGGAACTCCCGTAATCCTCAACCGTAAGTTTCCGGAACACGAATCTCAAGAAAGAACCAAATACGAATTTATCAATGGAGTAGGACAGGCTTATCCGGCCACTGCCTTTGTAAGTTTAGAAGAATCGTATCTTGAAAATAAGGATCTCCTAAACTTACCAGCAAAAATTCACGTCTATGATCCAGTTTTTCGAGATCGAATCACGTTAGACGGAATCAGTCTTCCAATGGAAAGTGATACTACAACTCCTCTCGCTTATATGCTGAAGATAGCACAACAAAGAGACAGTTTATTAGCCATTTTTGATGGAGAGACGAGTATGTCCAGAAAGGGACTTTATCTAGTATATCCTTATCACAAGGATAAGATACCGGTTATATTTATTCACGGCCTTGCTTCTTCTCCTTTCATCTGGTTTCCTATGATCAACGAACTTCTTTCCGATCCGGAAATTAAAGCAAAATATCAATTCTGGGTCTATTGGTATCCTACAGTAAATCCGATCCCTCTGAACGCGGCGGACTTTAGAGATACGTTATATGATTTGAGAAAAATCTACGATCCTAAAAACGAACATAAAAGTTTCGATCAGACCGTTTTGATAGGCCATAGTATGGGTGGATTGATCGCAAAACTCGCGGTAACAAGGAGTAATAAAGAACAATGGTTGAGTGCGGCAGAAATTCCGGATTCAATATTCGATACAATGAGCGAAGAAATCAAAAATGAAATTAGAAGACTTTTCGATTTTGAACCGATCCCGTTTGTAAAAAGAGCGATCTTTATAGCGACTCCGCATAAGGGTTCTAACTTAGCAGAAGGAATTTTAGGCTCCATCGCTAGATTTCTTTTTATCATCCCCAAAGAAGTAACTAAAAGATTCGAGGAAGGTTATAAGTATTTAAGCGCAGACTACAAGAAAAAAGATATAGTCCCTAAAGTGTACGGAGTCGACGGACTGGCTCCTAAAAGTCTTTTTATGAAAGTAACCGGCCATTATAAACCGGAAGTAAAATTTCATTCTATCATAGGAAATTCCAAACTAGTAGACTTGGATTGGATCAGCGACACGGTCGTATCGTATGAAAGTTCCCATTTAGAAAATCCAGAATCGGAAATGTTGATTCAATCCGAACATTCCGTCCAGACCCACCTGCCCACTTTTTTAGAAGTAAAAAGGATTCTAAAAGAACACGTTTTAATACCGGAACATTAA